The stretch of DNA TGCCCAAGATACCCGTTCAACAAAGTTGACTTGCCGACATTCGGTTTGCCCAGCAGGGCAACGTAACCCGACTTATAGCCGCCAAAATCCAATCCATCATGACTCGTCATTTTTGTTCTTCCCTGTATTTGTCCGCTACAAACGAAAAATTTGGGCGCGCGACCTTTTTACGGCTGAATCACCCTGTGGTTGATGACCGTATGACCTTCCAGTTTTAAAAGGTAAGCTTTTACATCCAAACCGCCACCGAAGCCGTGCAATCCATGGTCAGACCCAATAACCCGATGGCAGGGAATCACAATTGGTATCGGGTTGCGCGCCAGGGCGGTGCCAACTGCTCTTGCTGCACCCGGTTTACCAAGCTGATTTGCGATTGCACCGTAGGACATCACCTGTCCAAAAGGGATTTCATAGGTGATGCGCAGAACTTGGAGTTGAAATCCCTGGATATACGACCAGTCAATATCAACGGTGAACTCGCGTTGGAGGCCTGACAGGTAGGCATTCATCTCAACCAGCAATTTATTGGCGGTTTCCCAGCCCGCCAAAGTCGGAGTTTCGTCCGGTTGGTTGAGGGTTGCCTTATATTCTTCCAGGTTCGAGAAAGCGACACCTTGCAATCCGTGCTCACCGGATGCAAAACTGATCGGACCAATTGGTGAATTCGTTATTTCAACAAATGTGAGCCCCAA from Brevefilum fermentans encodes:
- a CDS encoding methylated-DNA--[protein]-cysteine S-methyltransferase, producing MGLTFVEITNSPIGPISFASGEHGLQGVAFSNLEEYKATLNQPDETPTLAGWETANKLLVEMNAYLSGLQREFTVDIDWSYIQGFQLQVLRITYEIPFGQVMSYGAIANQLGKPGAARAVGTALARNPIPIVIPCHRVIGSDHGLHGFGGGLDVKAYLLKLEGHTVINHRVIQP